In Hippocampus zosterae strain Florida chromosome 3, ASM2543408v3, whole genome shotgun sequence, a genomic segment contains:
- the c3h11orf96 gene encoding uncharacterized protein C11orf96 homolog: MAAARPTSAQASGFHVLPAHLMASAMEEFPQQLPVPKGPSRGKSRSRRPREARFKTQPVTFAEIAEVVEEEGSSPLEEERARRSFLQSLENLRRSTQTLHCSPGTRRQCAPSPTQASMDSSDSDSTQ, translated from the coding sequence ATGGCTGCCGCGCGTCCCACGTCGGCGCAGGCGTCCGGTTTCCACGTCCTCCCGGCCCACCTGATGGCCTCGGCCATGGAGGAGTTCCCTCAACAGCTGCCCGTCCCCAAGGGCCCGTCCCGGGGCAAGAGCCGCTCGCGGCGACCCCGCGAGGCCCGCTTCAAAACCCAGCCGGTCACCTTCGCCGAAATCGCCGAGGTGGTGGAGGAAGAGGGCTCGTCGCCTCTGGAAGAGGAGAGGGCGCGACGTTCCTTCCTGCAGTCCCTGGAGAACCTGAGGAGGAGCACGCAGACCCTGCACTGCTCGCCGGGCACCCGCCGTCAATGCGCCCCGTCGCCCACGCAGGCCAGCATGGACTCCAGCGACTCTGACTCCACCCAGTGA